CTGTTATCATACGTTTCCAAAGTATTACATTTGACGAAAAAGGTAAAGAGTTGTAAAATAGAAAATATGAAGAAATTTGGAATATTCCTGCCGGCGGCTGCCGCGCTTATCCCCTTTTTCGGTTGTCTTTCAACGGACTCGGTTCCCGAAACGGAACCGACGTACGTCGTCGTTTCACAAACCGAACCCGAACAGGAAACGCATCCTGCCGAACAGACTGAGGACGATGAATACATCCGCTCAGTCAGCGCGCTCGCACAGGAAGAACAGGTTTCAAAAGACACCTTTGAAGATGATAAAAAAACGATTCTCAAAACCATACAGGATCTTGAAACGATCATGAAAAACGGCGACTATCAGGCGTGGCTGTCTCTGGTGAGTCCAGCCTCCATCGCGTATTGGAAAAATCCCCTGAATTTGAAAGAAGTGTCATCCCGTCTGCCGGTCAAGGGCTTCCAGATAAAAAGTATGGAAGATTATTTCAAATTCATATTCATTCCGTCCCGGCAGGGACGCGTCGTTGATGAAATCCGGTATATTTCGGGTACGTCCGTCAAAGCCGTGCAGGTGCAGGACAATACGGATATCATTTATTACTATTTTGAAAAAATAGACGATGAATGGTTTCTTTCATTGGACAGATTATAACATTGATTTTTTACCCGACATGAGATATACTGAATGGAATCTGAGAGTATCAGGAGGAAATGATGAAAACAGTCAGAGTTGCAGCAGCCGTATGTGCCGGTCTGTTTTGCATGAACTTGTTTGCGCAGCAGCAGCAGGTAACACGGAAAACTGAAACAACTGTTGAAGAAGAATATCTGAGCAACGTGGAGGATGTCATCATCCGGGAATTATCGCAGGCGGAAGACCGCGACAATAAATTCGTATCACTGCAATATATTGAAAACGCACTCGCAGCCGGCAGAACGAGCCCTGATATTCAGACCGCACTGGAATCGCTTGCCGGTGAAGGCATTACGACGCAGTCGCGAACGAACGGCCGGCTCATGAACAACTTTCCCGACGTGCGCACGAAAGCGTGCGAACTGCTGGGCCAGCTTCCCACGGAAGAATCAAAAACCACATTGGTAAAAATCGCGCTTGCGGACAACGAACCGATGGTCGTAACGGCGGCGATCCGTTCTTTGGGCGACATCGGCATCAATTCAAACGACGAAGTCGTTTCAACGATCGCATGGGCTCAGAAAAAATTCGCCGTTTTGAATCCCACGAGCAGCCTCGCGCTTGAAATTCTGTTCGCGTACGAAAAACTCGCTCCGACCGTACAGGATAAAGGACCGATGATTCAGTCAATATCTTCAATCGCGTCGAATTACACGTATGCTACGCCCGTCAGGACGAAAGCGCTCGACTTGCTGAAAACGTTGACCGGACAGGCGTCCCGTTAACGGCAAAACAAAAAGGACATCCTAAAAGGATGTCCTTAGTTTATGGGAACGAGAGATACAGGATTCGAACCTGCCACCTTCGCCTCCGGAGGGCGACGCTCTATCCAAATGAGCTAATCTCTCACGCGGTTATTAGGATATAGATAATTACCTTCAATGTCAAGTAATAAACGGCGTACAGTACAAAAATAAACTAAGGAAGTTCATATGGAACCTATAATACTTGCATCGGGTTCACCTCGAAGGCAAGAAATATTGAAAATGATGGGAATCCCGTTTCAGGTCATCATTCCCGACGTAGACGAATCGGACACGGGAGACATGGAACTTGAACTCATACCAGAATTCCTCGCTTCAAAAAAAGTCGAGTACGTGACAAAAGTCCTGCCGCCGGAACAGGAAGTACCGTGGATTTTAGGTGCCGACACGCTTACCATTCTTGACGGAAAAACATACGGCAAACCTGCGGACACGGACGAAGCAACGCGTTTTTTGGAAACGTTTTCGGGAAAAACGCAAACCGTCGTTACGTCACTCGCCTTATACAACGGGAATCTGCATTTTCTGAGTACCCGAACGTGTAAAACGCTCGTAACGTTCACGGAACTTTCAAAAGAAGAAATAGACTGGTACCTTTCGACCGGTGAGTGGCATAACGCAGCCGGCGGCTACCGCATACAAGGGCTTGCCTCGTATTTTA
This sequence is a window from Treponema brennaborense DSM 12168. Protein-coding genes within it:
- a CDS encoding Maf family protein produces the protein MEPIILASGSPRRQEILKMMGIPFQVIIPDVDESDTGDMELELIPEFLASKKVEYVTKVLPPEQEVPWILGADTLTILDGKTYGKPADTDEATRFLETFSGKTQTVVTSLALYNGNLHFLSTRTCKTLVTFTELSKEEIDWYLSTGEWHNAAGGYRIQGLASYFIRKIEGTNSAVVGLPLFELYDMLKEQGYSLIGD
- a CDS encoding HEAT repeat domain-containing protein, whose product is MKTVRVAAAVCAGLFCMNLFAQQQQVTRKTETTVEEEYLSNVEDVIIRELSQAEDRDNKFVSLQYIENALAAGRTSPDIQTALESLAGEGITTQSRTNGRLMNNFPDVRTKACELLGQLPTEESKTTLVKIALADNEPMVVTAAIRSLGDIGINSNDEVVSTIAWAQKKFAVLNPTSSLALEILFAYEKLAPTVQDKGPMIQSISSIASNYTYATPVRTKALDLLKTLTGQASR